A window of Bacteroidota bacterium genomic DNA:
GCTCATTTTGTCGGCGCCGATCACCAGCACTTTTTTGTACGCCCCGGTCTCGACAAATTGCGTCCCTGTCATGAGCGCGAACAGAAATCCTGAGCACGCGGCCGAAACATCGAACCCCCAGGCGTTCCTGGCTCCGAGCTTGTCCTGGACAAGACACGCCGTTGACGGAAAGAACATATCGGGGGTGATGGTTGCAATGACAATCAGGTCGACCTCATCGGGCCCGATGCCTCTGTTCTTCAGGGCATTCTTTGCTGCCTCGACCGCCATGTCGGATGTCGCTCCGTTTTCGAGAATGCGTCGTTCACGGATACCTGTTCTGGTGCGAATCCATTCATCGGTCGTGTCCACCATCTTCTCCAAATCAAAGTTGGAGAGAATTTTGTCGGGGACGTAATGTCCGACTGCAGTTATTGTTGCTCGTTTCTTTTGCATGACATTCTTTCCGCTGACTCTACGCGTACTGCTTCATTGCTTCTTGAATTCGCGCATTCACCTTGCGCTGTACCATTTCTTCCGCACGGAATATCATATTCTTGATTGCTTTCGGCGTCGAGCCGCCGTGCCCGATAATGGAAACGCCGTTTACACCAAGCAAAGGGACGCCGCCATGTTCCTGGTAATCCAGTTCTTTCATCACCGAGCGCATGCCGCTGCGTGCAACCAGCGCAACAAGTTTGTTGATGATGCTCCGATCTGCGAAGTTCATGAATTTTGCCTTGAAGAACGCCGGAACACTCTCGCCGAATTTCAGCAGGATGTTGCCGATGAAACCGTCACACACAACAACATCCACTTTTCCCTTCAAAATATCTCTTCCTTCCACGTTGCCGAAGAAGTTGAGCTTGCTATTTTTCAGAAGGGCGAATGCCTCAAGCGTCACTTCATTGCCTTTATTGTCTTCCTCGCCGATGCTGAGCAGCCCGACGCTCGGATTCTTCTTTCCGAGCATTGCCTCGATATACGTTGATCCCATTACCGCAAATTCGAACAGATGCCGCGGCTTGCAATCGACATTTGTTCCGGCATCGACAAGCAGGCTTGGGATGTGAGCCGACGTGGGGATGAGAGCCCCGATTGTCGGGCGGCCTATACCGCCGATTCTTCCCAGGAGTAATGTCGAAGCGGAAAGCATTGCGCCCGTGTGTCCGGCACTGACGACGGCATCCGCATTCCCATCGCGATGCAGGGCAATCGCGACCGCAAGAGAAGAATCCTTCTTCGTTTTCAGTGCTGCCGTCGCGCCGTCGTTGAATTCAATAATCTCCCGCGCATCGGTTATGGTGTACGAATCTTTCAAGGCCTGCGCCACGGGATGTTTCTGCAATTCCTGTTGTATGCGTTCCTCCTGCCCGACGAGAAGCAGCGAAAAACGTCCCCCTGTTGAGTCCAAAGCATCCAGTGCTCCTGCAACAACATTCTGCGGAGCGTAATCTCCACCCATCGCATCAACGGCAATACGTATGTGCTCGTGTTGAGAAGCCAAGAGGATTCAGGCTTGAAGAGGGTACACGGGGAGAAAACCGTCCAACTCAGGCGGTTTTCGGAACTTTGATGAAGCGACCATTATAGAAGCCACAATTGGGGCAGGCTCGATGCGGAAGTTTCATCGAATGGCAATTGGGGCATTCGGCTTTCGCGGCCGCGGTTGCCTTGTAATGCGTGCGGCGCTTTCTGCCCCGTGTTTTCGAGTGTCTGCGTTTTGGATTTGGCATGAGCTACAACTCCTTTTCTTCAATTTCAGTAATCAATTGCTTTGCAGTTTTCGCAATTCTTCCCAACGGGAATCGATCTCCGTATCCGAGCACGTGCAGGCCTGCTCGTTCAAATTCGTTCCGCACAACGGGCACAAGCCTTTGCACGTTTCCTTGCACAACACCTTGAGCGGAACGGAAAGCATTACCGTTTGCCGGACATCTTCGGCGATGTTGATGATATGGAGTCCGGGTGGAATAACCTGAACTTCCGCCGGGTCAAGATGCTGCGTTTCAATTCCCTCATTCACATACAGCATCGAATATTCCGAGTTGAGGCGCTGCGTGAACAGTGATATACACCGGTCGCAGGTAAACCGTGCCGTTGCCGTGATGGACGCCGTGAGGAGAATTTGCGCGGCGGATTTGTCGAGAACGGCCTCAACCGCCACGTCTCCATCGAAATACTCTCCGAGCGTCAATTCCGCCGGATTGACTGCAAATTGGTACCGGTGAATACCATCTGAGAGTCCGGTAATTTGGATTTTCACTGTATTCACCCTCCGGTACTCGTCGAAATTCAAAAAAACCGAAGAAAATATAGGTAAATGTCGAACGAGAATCAAGAAAGCCCATACGCACACCCGAGGCGGCTATGGGCCTTGGGAAATTTATGTTTGAGGGGGGAAGTAGATCAGTCTTGCTTCTCAGTCGGAGCAATTTCCAGCAATTGGCTCTGGACGTGCTCCACAGTTTCGACGAGAGCTTCGCGGAACTTCTCGAAGTCTTCTTTATAGAGGAAGATTTTGTGCTTTTCGTATTCGTCGTCGCCGACCCGTTTGCTTTCGGTGATGGTGATGTAGAAATCCTTCTCCGATTTGGTGGACTTTACATCAAAGAAGTACGTTCGTTTACCTGCACGCACCCGTTTGGTGAAGATTTCGTCTTTGTAGCCGTTGTTCTCCAAGGTAAACATCCTCCTTGTTTTGTGATTGGTGATGTGGTTCCCCCCGGCCGCCTGACCGGACCGGGAGGGATATGATGGTCTTGAGAAACTTAGAAACTCACTTCGTACCGTGCGGCATACTTGCCCGAAAAGGTGACCGCATTATCGGGCAGCTTTTCCCGGTTCGAAAACACATTTTTCAGCAGATAGCCGCTCCATCCGATCCGCTTGCAAAAGGCGTCATACGATTCGTTCCGCCAGTTGAAGTCCTTTCGCCACACTACCTGGGGAGAGATGTAGCGCTTTACTGCTTCAAGAATGACAGTGTTTTCATTCGTTTGTTCGTATGAAGGATCTGCGGTATTTGCCAGCAGTGTAATGTTACGGCGCTTGCATTCCGCCGCAAGTCCGCTGACGATTGATCTGTATGTTTCGATTTCCGGGCCGCCCAGCGGTGTACGGAATGTTCCGCCGATATCCATTACCGGGCGGACCTGCAACGTTCTGATGCTGTATTTGCCGAACACATCAAAGAAGCCGCGCAACTCTTCAAGATTCTCTGAATTGACCGTGTAGTTCACCCGAAGATTCGGCGTGGAGACGTTGGCAGCCTTCTTCAGGGCATCAAGCCGTTCCAGTACGTCAATGAACTTCCCGAACGACGCATTCACCATGAAGCGTTCGTACGTCTCCTTCTGAACGCCGTGCACTGAAAGCGCCAGCTCATCCAGGCCGTATTCGACGAACTGCGAAAGGTGATCGTCCGTGAAGAGCATGCCGTTTGAGGTGAAGCCGACAAACGGGATGTTGTGCGATTTTCCCAGCCGGATGATTTCCGTGAAATCCTTGTAGAGCGTCGGCTCTGTTCCGCAGCCGATAACGAGCTGCAGGGTTTTCGGGAACAACAGCCCGGCGATGCGCTCTATTTCCTCTTTCTTGAAAATGCCCTTGGCAGTTTTGCGGTATTCCTCATCGCTGAAGTAACACATTGTGCAGCGAAGATTGCACGCCATGACAGGATCGAACCGCAGGAACAAATGGCGCATCTTCAGGGTGTGAGCAGCCA
This region includes:
- a CDS encoding DUF3276 family protein — translated: MFTLENNGYKDEIFTKRVRAGKRTYFFDVKSTKSEKDFYITITESKRVGDDEYEKHKIFLYKEDFEKFREALVETVEHVQSQLLEIAPTEKQD
- the plsX gene encoding phosphate acyltransferase PlsX; translation: MRIAVDAMGGDYAPQNVVAGALDALDSTGGRFSLLLVGQEERIQQELQKHPVAQALKDSYTITDAREIIEFNDGATAALKTKKDSSLAVAIALHRDGNADAVVSAGHTGAMLSASTLLLGRIGGIGRPTIGALIPTSAHIPSLLVDAGTNVDCKPRHLFEFAVMGSTYIEAMLGKKNPSVGLLSIGEEDNKGNEVTLEAFALLKNSKLNFFGNVEGRDILKGKVDVVVCDGFIGNILLKFGESVPAFFKAKFMNFADRSIINKLVALVARSGMRSVMKELDYQEHGGVPLLGVNGVSIIGHGGSTPKAIKNMIFRAEEMVQRKVNARIQEAMKQYA
- a CDS encoding DUF177 domain-containing protein, which codes for MKIQITGLSDGIHRYQFAVNPAELTLGEYFDGDVAVEAVLDKSAAQILLTASITATARFTCDRCISLFTQRLNSEYSMLYVNEGIETQHLDPAEVQVIPPGLHIINIAEDVRQTVMLSVPLKVLCKETCKGLCPLCGTNLNEQACTCSDTEIDSRWEELRKLQSN
- the rpmF gene encoding 50S ribosomal protein L32, encoding MPNPKRRHSKTRGRKRRTHYKATAAAKAECPNCHSMKLPHRACPNCGFYNGRFIKVPKTA
- a CDS encoding radical SAM protein, whose amino-acid sequence is MDRIYRLIKLNRLVRSHRVKFLSVLAAHTLKMRHLFLRFDPVMACNLRCTMCYFSDEEYRKTAKGIFKKEEIERIAGLLFPKTLQLVIGCGTEPTLYKDFTEIIRLGKSHNIPFVGFTSNGMLFTDDHLSQFVEYGLDELALSVHGVQKETYERFMVNASFGKFIDVLERLDALKKAANVSTPNLRVNYTVNSENLEELRGFFDVFGKYSIRTLQVRPVMDIGGTFRTPLGGPEIETYRSIVSGLAAECKRRNITLLANTADPSYEQTNENTVILEAVKRYISPQVVWRKDFNWRNESYDAFCKRIGWSGYLLKNVFSNREKLPDNAVTFSGKYAARYEVSF